A window of Cryptomeria japonica chromosome 3, Sugi_1.0, whole genome shotgun sequence contains these coding sequences:
- the LOC131072083 gene encoding putative anthocyanidin reductase isoform X1 produces MADDGNQTVKRVCVTGAAGYIGSWLIKNLLERGYTVNATLRNPGDEKKSGPLLELPGAEEKLKLFKADLCLEGSFDSAVEGCHGVFHVAGPMDFTKPNLDDFVVPAVNGVHNVMRACVRAKSVRRVIFTSSVLAASPMNDKGELTHTCLDESCWSPLNFLKSQTNKVAWYMIAKTLAEQDALKYGLNNGIEVVSILPGMVIGPWLTTTSALTSAQTILALIGGNDEFYDVMKFDEFVLGSIPIVHIEDTCNAHIFLMEHSNAQNRYVCASDSLSLKSLKDFLAKQYVQFKNSLKLDEDEDDGIERYLPVSSKKLLDMGFSYQYHLPEAFEETMDYVIKNGLLNVIVKN; encoded by the exons ATGGCGGACGATGGTAACCAGACTGTAAAACGAGTTTGTGTGACTGGAGCAGCGGGATACATTGGATCATGGTTAATTAAAAATCTGCTAGAAAGGGGCTACACCGTCAACGCCACCCTTAGAAACCCAG GAGACGAGAAAAAATCTGGGCCTTTGCTGGAACTGCCGGGGGCAGAGGAAAAGCTTAAGCTCTTTAAGGCTGATTTATGTTTAGAAGGCAGCTTTGATTCTGCAGTGGAGGGTTGTCATGGAGTTTTTCATGTGGCAGGTCCCATGGATTTTACAAAACCTAATCTG GACGATTTTGTGGTACCTGCTGTAAATGGGGTGCACAATGTTATGAGAGCCTGCGTAAGAGCTAAATCTGTTAGGCGTGTAATTTTCACTTCATCAGTTTTAGCTGCTTCTCCGATGAATGACAAGGGAGAACTCACCCACACATGCCTTGATGAAAGTTGCTGGAGTCCCCTAAATTTCCTTAAATCTCAGACAAATAAGGTAGCTTGGTATATGATAGCTAAGACATTAGCAGAACAAGACGCCCTTAAATATGGGCTCAATAATGGCATTGAGGTGGTGAGCATCCTACCGGGTATGGTGATTGGGCCTTGGCTTACAACTACGAGTGCTTTAACATCTGCTCAAACAATATTAGCTCTCATTGGAG GAAATGATGAATTTTATGATGTTATGAAGTTTGACGAATTCGTATTGGGATCTATACCAATCGTTCATATTGAAGATACTTGCAATGCCCACATATTCCTGATGGAACATTCCAATGCTCAAAATCGCTATGTTTGTGCATCTGATTCCTTGAGTCTCAAGTCTCTCAAGGATTTCCTTGCTAAACAATATGTACAATTTAAGAATTCTCTCAA GTTGGATGAAGATGAAGACGATGGAATTGAGAGATACCTGCCTGTTTCTTCAAAGAAATTGTTGGATATGGGATTCTCTTATCAGTATCATTTACCAGAAGCTTTTGAAGAGACCATGGACTATGTTATAAAGAATGGACTGTTGAATGTTATagtgaaaaattaa
- the LOC131072083 gene encoding putative anthocyanidin reductase isoform X2, translating into MADDGNQTVKRVCVTGAAGYIGSWLIKNLLERGYTVNATLRNPGDEKKSGPLLELPGAEEKLKLFKADLCLEGSFDSAVEGCHGVFHVAGPMDFTKPNLDDFVVPAVNGVHNVMRACVRAKSVRRVIFTSSVLAASPMNDKGELTHTCLDESCWSPLNFLKSQTNKVAWYMIAKTLAEQDALKYGLNNGIEVVSILPGMVIGPWLTTTSALTSAQTILALIGGNDEFYDVMKFDEFVLGSIPIVHIEDTCNAHIFLMEHSNAQNRYVG; encoded by the exons ATGGCGGACGATGGTAACCAGACTGTAAAACGAGTTTGTGTGACTGGAGCAGCGGGATACATTGGATCATGGTTAATTAAAAATCTGCTAGAAAGGGGCTACACCGTCAACGCCACCCTTAGAAACCCAG GAGACGAGAAAAAATCTGGGCCTTTGCTGGAACTGCCGGGGGCAGAGGAAAAGCTTAAGCTCTTTAAGGCTGATTTATGTTTAGAAGGCAGCTTTGATTCTGCAGTGGAGGGTTGTCATGGAGTTTTTCATGTGGCAGGTCCCATGGATTTTACAAAACCTAATCTG GACGATTTTGTGGTACCTGCTGTAAATGGGGTGCACAATGTTATGAGAGCCTGCGTAAGAGCTAAATCTGTTAGGCGTGTAATTTTCACTTCATCAGTTTTAGCTGCTTCTCCGATGAATGACAAGGGAGAACTCACCCACACATGCCTTGATGAAAGTTGCTGGAGTCCCCTAAATTTCCTTAAATCTCAGACAAATAAGGTAGCTTGGTATATGATAGCTAAGACATTAGCAGAACAAGACGCCCTTAAATATGGGCTCAATAATGGCATTGAGGTGGTGAGCATCCTACCGGGTATGGTGATTGGGCCTTGGCTTACAACTACGAGTGCTTTAACATCTGCTCAAACAATATTAGCTCTCATTGGAG GAAATGATGAATTTTATGATGTTATGAAGTTTGACGAATTCGTATTGGGATCTATACCAATCGTTCATATTGAAGATACTTGCAATGCCCACATATTCCTGATGGAACATTCCAATGCTCAAAATCGCTAT GTTGGATGA